A DNA window from Penaeus vannamei isolate JL-2024 chromosome 5, ASM4276789v1, whole genome shotgun sequence contains the following coding sequences:
- the LOC113800403 gene encoding latrophilin Cirl isoform X7: protein MKEARSRMGVAGVASARAWGRQWPERGLLLLLLLMTYWTVTTRAGMSPAFPTATGSTSGTTYRTAYACEGTTLSISCDPGFVINVIRANYGRYSITICNIHGNTEWSVNCQSPRTHRVLSERCGLTQGCSMPVNSEIFGDNCPGTYKYIEVHYSCVIDATTTTTSRPRPPWYMHTRAPIRTPPTLYANYSTTTTTTLPPSTTTSTTTTTSTTTTTTSTTTTTQAPDLEPQGQEPAEGPEAEAPATAPMENATSPAAPVMPSSSTVSTSTSTSTVIPSSSSTPGSSTHSPPVPPPRVDGDYENPYCPPSFARGLYWNWTRSGEIAVQPCPGGASGWARRSCKTVDWAGPADLSECRSVWLATLETRANSHDSLIGVTADLAKVTENKALYGGDLITTARLLSTLATLMADDLDDFPEPRQRQAVVTEMLQSALATGSALLAAGMAGPWGDLAVRERRHAVTQLMVALEEASFLLADVLPTGTEAVHHKSHVLASARAVTADGSSVAFPSAQDQTVDWGFTDSVALPPEAILENNDGGTTRVVFLTYQHLEDLLAPGSEPLGHRSGNITRLVNSRVVSASLGHGRHIQLPEPVTLTFSLLRQENVTRPVCAFWDYTTSAWSDEGCRVMFHNRSHVTCQCDHLTNFAVLMEKSTGGAAEDPQAALRILAYVGCVVSLVCVGGSLLVFSVFRSLASPRTAVHRHVCICLTAAELVFLVGVWRTDTPVLCGVVAGVLHYTVLSAFAWMFMEGVHVYMSVARAVECDSLRLRWWHYTLAYGLPLLVVAAAAVVDPFSYGTDQYCWLRTDNYFVFFLVGPALLLLAAHVALLAAALVYTCRLSPDDALKTKEMARLDSTSGVYTNALQHRLYSRLAWLRGTITLLLLMVLTWTLSLLFLHRPSLPIAAAFCVLNALHGIFIFIYYCVRNQKYLPTLCQLGGVKGPGASTRPPVGPLLSGGTSTMGSGGSLRQGVTGHLPLGALHQSLPRHHTVTLPRTTTTTATTTSTNLHHATLKHAEEDASYKSFSRDSGHGGSEQEDSPRAGWNNHHHRYSNSLTADLKNAYLAKLNSINASGGLDGGLTFPNMEGGNKVITVPNSYTTQLSPAAVPPAVAAMLRGNANTARSHSPWNHTYMEIETEGDPVYEEIERERWVGRAAGVVNGPTGQETLQVSDLSDEDMKRGTPSDMSRQSSRSYGDARPLLPYHHAQGHHFPRSPQDQQFALSEERLRDFNAAQMSRDLEQLQQAQQHLSRDNLMTVAVLNGEQVVCRLTSPSNPQAPQSLPVIHEAGGRGLVASQTLNGEPAHVVVSRGPHYRPQQFSEC, encoded by the exons GTGCGGATTGACGCAGGGCTGCTCCATGCCCGTCAACAGCGAGATCTTCGGAGACAATTGCCCGGGCACCTACAAGTACATCGAAGTCCACTACAGTTGCGTCATAG ACgcgaccaccaccactacctccaggCCGCGGCCGCCGTGGTACATGCATACGAGAGCCCCGATTAGGACGCCTCCGACTCTGTACGCGAACTACAGTACAACCACGACGACCACCCTCCCGCcatccaccaccacatccaccacaacaaccacaagcacgaccaccaccaccacgagcaccaccaccaccacccaggcTCCTGACTTGGAACCGCAAGGTCAGGAGCCAGCGGAGGGCCCCGAGGCCGAGGCGCCCGCTACAGCACCCATGGAAAACGCCACGTCTCCCGCTGCTCCAGTTATGCCGTCGTCTTCTACAgtatctacctctacctctacctctactgtTATCCCGAGTAGCTCCTCGACCCCAGGTAGTAGCACGCACTCGCCGCCCGTGCCTCCGCCGCGTGTGGATGGGGACTATGAAAATCCATACTGTCCTCCCTCGTTTGCTCGCGGACTCTACTGGAACTGGACTCGCAGCGGGGAAATTGCGGTACAGCCGTGTCCAGGGGGCGCCTCCGGATGGGCGAGGCGCTCGTGCAAGACGGTGGACTGGGCGGGTCCTGCTGACCTGAGCGAATGTCGCAGCGTCTGGCTGGCCACGCTCGAGACCCGAGCTAATTCTCACGATTCGCTGATCGGCGTGACGGCCGACTTGGCGAAAGTGACAGAAAATAAAGCTCTGTACGGCGGCGATCTGATCACCACGGCTCGCCTCCTCTCCACGCTGGCCACCCTCATGGCGGACGATCTGGATGACTTCCCAGAGCCGCGGCAGCGCCAGGCCGTTGTGACGGAGATGCTGCAGTCGGCGCTCGCTACGGGGTCTGCCCTGCTGGCGGCAGGGATGGCAGGTCCCTGGGGTGACCTGGCTGTGAGGGAGAGACGCCACGCCGTGACGCAGCTCATGGTGGCCCTGGAAGAGGCGTCGTTCCTTCTGGCCGATGTCCTGCCTACGGGCACGGAAGCGGTGCACCATAAGTCTCACGTGCTGGCGTCTGCGCGGGCTGTCACGGCCGATGGGTCCTCTGTGGCATTCCCTTCTGCCCAAGATCAGACTGTGGACTGGGGCTTCACCGACTCCGTCGCCCTCCCCCCTGAGGCCATCCTCGAAAACAATGATGGCGGCACGACGAGAGTTGTGTTTCTCACGTACCAGCACCTGGAGGACCTGCTTGCGCCGGGCTCGGAACCTCTTGGCCATCGGTCAGGAAACATCACACGGCTAGTGAACTCGCGTGTCGTGTCAGCGTCACTGGGTCACGGTCGCCACATTCAGTTGCCTGAGCCCGttactctcactttctcgctGTTGCGACAGGAGAATGTGACTCGCCCCGTGTGTGCCTTCTGGGACTACACCACGTCAGCGTGGAGCGACGAGGGTTGTCGCGTCATGTTCCACAATCGCTCGCACGTCACTTGCCAGTGCGATCACCTTACGAACTTTGCCGTTCTGATGGAGAAGTCCACCGGTGGAGCGGCGGAGGATCCACAAGCAGCCTTGCGCATTTTGGCTTATGTTGGGTGCGTCGTGAGCctcgtgtgtgtgggcgggtctCTGCTGGTCTTCTCGGTCTTCCGAAGCCTGGCCTCCCCCCGAACTGCTGTGCATAGACATGTGTGCATCTGCCTCACCGCGGCCGAACTGGTGTTTCTTGTCGGGGTGTGGAGGACCGACACCCCAGTGCTGTGTGGCGTGGTGGCCGGCGTCCTGCACTACACGGTTCTCTCGGCATTCGCTTGGATGTTCATGGAAG GTGTTCACGTTTATATGAGTGTTGCTCGAGCAGTAGAATGCGATTCTCTGCGACTGCGGTGGTGGCATTACACCCTGGCCTACGGCCTCCCGCTCCTGGTGGTGGCCGCCGCTGCAGTTGTGGACCCCTTCAGCTATGGCACCGATCAGTATTGCTGGCTCAGGACTGACAACTACTTCGTGTTCTTCCTCGTCGGGCcggcgctgctgctgctggcggcCCACGTGGCCCTCCTGGCGGCCGCCCTCGTGTACACCTGCAGGCTCTCCCCGGACGACGCCCTGAAGACCAAGGAGATGGCACGACTCGACTCGACCAG CGGCGTCTATACCAACGCTCTCCAACACCGACTCTACTCCCGCCT GGCTTGGCTGCGAGGGACCATCACGCTGCTGCTCCTGATGGTGCTGACCTGGACGCTGAGCCTGCTGTTCCTGCACCGGCCGTCGCTCCCCATCGCCGCCGCCTTCTGCGTCCTCAACGCCCTCCACggaatcttcatcttcatctactACTGCGTCAGGAACCAGAAG TATCTTCCAACGCTGTGTCAGCTCGGCGGAGTGAAGGGTCCCGGGGCCAGCACACGCCCCCCGGTGGGACCCCTGCTGTCAGGGGGCACGTCCACGATGGGCTCTGGGGGGTCTCTTCGTCAGGGGGTCACGGGCCACCTCCCCCTCGGCGCCCTGCATCAGTCGTTGCCCCGCCACCACACAGTCACCCTCCcgcgcaccaccaccaccacagccaccaccaccagcaccaaccTTCATCACGCCACCCTTAAGCACGCGGAGGAAGACGCTTCCTACAAGTCCTTCTCGCGGGACTCGGGCCACGGCGGCTCGGAGCAGGAGGACTCGCCCCGCGCCGGATggaacaaccaccaccaccgctactcCAACTCGCTCACCGCCGACCTCAAGAACGCTTACCTCGCCAAACTCAACAGCATCAACGCGAGCGGCGGCCTGGACGGGGGCCTCACCTTCCCCAACATGGAAGGCGGCAACAAAGTGATCACAGTGCCCAACAGCTACACGACGCAACTGTCGCCCGCCGCCGTGCCTCCCGCCGTCGCCGCCATGCTCCGGGGCAACGCCAACACGGCTCGCTCGCACTCTCCTTGGAATCACACGTACATGGAGATCGAGACCGAAGGCGACCCCGTGTACGAGGAGATAGAGCGTGAGCGCTGGGTGGGACGCGCAGCCGGTGTCGTCAACGGACCGACGGGCCAGGAGACGCTGCAGGTGTCCGACCTCTCCGACGAGGACATGAAGCGAGGCACGCCGAGCGACATGAGCCGACAGTCCTCCAGAAGCTACGGCGACGCCCGACCCCTGCTTCCGTATCACCACGCTCAAGGCCACCACTTCCCTCGGAGCCCGCAGGACCAACAGTTCGCTCTCAGTGAGGAGAGATTACGGGACTTCAACGCAGCTCAGATGAGTCGAGATCTGGAACAGCTGCAGCAGGCACAACAGCATCTTTCGCGCGACAACCTGATGACCGTGGCAGTCTTGAACGGGGAGCAGGTGGTCTGCCGCTTGACGTCGCCCTCGAACCCCCAGGCGCCACAGAGCCTGCCAGTCATCCACGAGGCCGGCGGACGAGGCCTTGTGGCATCCCAGACCCTGAACGGGGAGCCCGCCCACGTGGTGGTGTCGCGGGGCCCGCACTATAGACCCCAGCAGTTCAGCGAGTGTTAG
- the LOC113800403 gene encoding latrophilin Cirl isoform X1 has product MKEARSRMGVAGVASARAWGRQWPERGLLLLLLLMTYWTVTTRAGMSPAFPTATGSTSGTTYRTAYACEGTTLSISCDPGFVINVIRANYGRYSITICNIHGNTEWSVNCQSPRTHRVLSERCGLTQGCSMPVNSEIFGDNCPGTYKYIEVHYSCVIDATTTTTSRPRPPWYMHTRAPIRTPPTLYANYSTTTTTTLPPSTTTSTTTTTSTTTTTTSTTTTTQAPDLEPQGQEPAEGPEAEAPATAPMENATSPAAPVMPSSSTVSTSTSTSTVIPSSSSTPGSSTHSPPVPPPRVDGDYENPYCPPSFARGLYWNWTRSGEIAVQPCPGGASGWARRSCKTVDWAGPADLSECRSVWLATLETRANSHDSLIGVTADLAKVTENKALYGGDLITTARLLSTLATLMADDLDDFPEPRQRQAVVTEMLQSALATGSALLAAGMAGPWGDLAVRERRHAVTQLMVALEEASFLLADVLPTGTEAVHHKSHVLASARAVTADGSSVAFPSAQDQTVDWGFTDSVALPPEAILENNDGGTTRVVFLTYQHLEDLLAPGSEPLGHRSGNITRLVNSRVVSASLGHGRHIQLPEPVTLTFSLLRQENVTRPVCAFWDYTTSAWSDEGCRVMFHNRSHVTCQCDHLTNFAVLMEKSTGGAAEDPQAALRILAYVGCVVSLVCVGGSLLVFSVFRSLASPRTAVHRHVCICLTAAELVFLVGVWRTDTPVLCGVVAGVLHYTVLSAFAWMFMEGVHVYMSVARAVECDSLRLRWWHYTLAYGLPLLVVAAAAVVDPFSYGTDQYCWLRTDNYFVFFLVGPALLLLAAHVALLAAALVYTCRLSPDDALKTKEMARLDSTSGVYTNALQHRLYSRLAWLRGTITLLLLMVLTWTLSLLFLHRPSLPIAAAFCVLNALHGIFIFIYYCVRNQKVREWCRSAVESEAWLPQAVRGVFAAEKQTYSPNNNTNPHPAISHALNHALASPALNQYLPTLCQLGGVKGPGASTRPPVGPLLSGGTSTMGSGGSLRQGVTGHLPLGALHQSLPRHHTVTLPRTTTTTATTTSTNLHHATLKHAEEDASYKSFSRDSGHGGSEQEDSPRAGWNNHHHRYSNSLTADLKNAYLAKLNSINASGGLDGGLTFPNMEGGNKVITVPNSYTTQLSPAAVPPAVAAMLRGNANTARSHSPWNHTYMEIETEGDPVYEEIERERWVGRAAGVVNGPTGQETLQVSDLSDEDMKRGTPSDMSRQSSRSYGDARPLLPYHHAQGHHFPRSPQDQQFALSEERLRDFNAAQMSRDLEQLQQAQQHLSRDNLMTVAVLNGEQVVCRLTSPSNPQAPQSLPVIHEAGGRGLVASQTLNGEPAHVVVSRGPHYRPQQFSEC; this is encoded by the exons GTGCGGATTGACGCAGGGCTGCTCCATGCCCGTCAACAGCGAGATCTTCGGAGACAATTGCCCGGGCACCTACAAGTACATCGAAGTCCACTACAGTTGCGTCATAG ACgcgaccaccaccactacctccaggCCGCGGCCGCCGTGGTACATGCATACGAGAGCCCCGATTAGGACGCCTCCGACTCTGTACGCGAACTACAGTACAACCACGACGACCACCCTCCCGCcatccaccaccacatccaccacaacaaccacaagcacgaccaccaccaccacgagcaccaccaccaccacccaggcTCCTGACTTGGAACCGCAAGGTCAGGAGCCAGCGGAGGGCCCCGAGGCCGAGGCGCCCGCTACAGCACCCATGGAAAACGCCACGTCTCCCGCTGCTCCAGTTATGCCGTCGTCTTCTACAgtatctacctctacctctacctctactgtTATCCCGAGTAGCTCCTCGACCCCAGGTAGTAGCACGCACTCGCCGCCCGTGCCTCCGCCGCGTGTGGATGGGGACTATGAAAATCCATACTGTCCTCCCTCGTTTGCTCGCGGACTCTACTGGAACTGGACTCGCAGCGGGGAAATTGCGGTACAGCCGTGTCCAGGGGGCGCCTCCGGATGGGCGAGGCGCTCGTGCAAGACGGTGGACTGGGCGGGTCCTGCTGACCTGAGCGAATGTCGCAGCGTCTGGCTGGCCACGCTCGAGACCCGAGCTAATTCTCACGATTCGCTGATCGGCGTGACGGCCGACTTGGCGAAAGTGACAGAAAATAAAGCTCTGTACGGCGGCGATCTGATCACCACGGCTCGCCTCCTCTCCACGCTGGCCACCCTCATGGCGGACGATCTGGATGACTTCCCAGAGCCGCGGCAGCGCCAGGCCGTTGTGACGGAGATGCTGCAGTCGGCGCTCGCTACGGGGTCTGCCCTGCTGGCGGCAGGGATGGCAGGTCCCTGGGGTGACCTGGCTGTGAGGGAGAGACGCCACGCCGTGACGCAGCTCATGGTGGCCCTGGAAGAGGCGTCGTTCCTTCTGGCCGATGTCCTGCCTACGGGCACGGAAGCGGTGCACCATAAGTCTCACGTGCTGGCGTCTGCGCGGGCTGTCACGGCCGATGGGTCCTCTGTGGCATTCCCTTCTGCCCAAGATCAGACTGTGGACTGGGGCTTCACCGACTCCGTCGCCCTCCCCCCTGAGGCCATCCTCGAAAACAATGATGGCGGCACGACGAGAGTTGTGTTTCTCACGTACCAGCACCTGGAGGACCTGCTTGCGCCGGGCTCGGAACCTCTTGGCCATCGGTCAGGAAACATCACACGGCTAGTGAACTCGCGTGTCGTGTCAGCGTCACTGGGTCACGGTCGCCACATTCAGTTGCCTGAGCCCGttactctcactttctcgctGTTGCGACAGGAGAATGTGACTCGCCCCGTGTGTGCCTTCTGGGACTACACCACGTCAGCGTGGAGCGACGAGGGTTGTCGCGTCATGTTCCACAATCGCTCGCACGTCACTTGCCAGTGCGATCACCTTACGAACTTTGCCGTTCTGATGGAGAAGTCCACCGGTGGAGCGGCGGAGGATCCACAAGCAGCCTTGCGCATTTTGGCTTATGTTGGGTGCGTCGTGAGCctcgtgtgtgtgggcgggtctCTGCTGGTCTTCTCGGTCTTCCGAAGCCTGGCCTCCCCCCGAACTGCTGTGCATAGACATGTGTGCATCTGCCTCACCGCGGCCGAACTGGTGTTTCTTGTCGGGGTGTGGAGGACCGACACCCCAGTGCTGTGTGGCGTGGTGGCCGGCGTCCTGCACTACACGGTTCTCTCGGCATTCGCTTGGATGTTCATGGAAG GTGTTCACGTTTATATGAGTGTTGCTCGAGCAGTAGAATGCGATTCTCTGCGACTGCGGTGGTGGCATTACACCCTGGCCTACGGCCTCCCGCTCCTGGTGGTGGCCGCCGCTGCAGTTGTGGACCCCTTCAGCTATGGCACCGATCAGTATTGCTGGCTCAGGACTGACAACTACTTCGTGTTCTTCCTCGTCGGGCcggcgctgctgctgctggcggcCCACGTGGCCCTCCTGGCGGCCGCCCTCGTGTACACCTGCAGGCTCTCCCCGGACGACGCCCTGAAGACCAAGGAGATGGCACGACTCGACTCGACCAG CGGCGTCTATACCAACGCTCTCCAACACCGACTCTACTCCCGCCT GGCTTGGCTGCGAGGGACCATCACGCTGCTGCTCCTGATGGTGCTGACCTGGACGCTGAGCCTGCTGTTCCTGCACCGGCCGTCGCTCCCCATCGCCGCCGCCTTCTGCGTCCTCAACGCCCTCCACggaatcttcatcttcatctactACTGCGTCAGGAACCAGAAG GTGCGGGAATGGTGTCGGTCTGCGGTGGAGAGCGAGGCTTGGCTCCCGCAGGCGGTGCGCGGAGTCTTTGCCGCCGAGAAGCAGACCTACAGccccaataacaacaccaaccccCATCCCGCCATCTCTCACGCCCTCAATcacgccctcgcctcgcccgccctcaACCAA TATCTTCCAACGCTGTGTCAGCTCGGCGGAGTGAAGGGTCCCGGGGCCAGCACACGCCCCCCGGTGGGACCCCTGCTGTCAGGGGGCACGTCCACGATGGGCTCTGGGGGGTCTCTTCGTCAGGGGGTCACGGGCCACCTCCCCCTCGGCGCCCTGCATCAGTCGTTGCCCCGCCACCACACAGTCACCCTCCcgcgcaccaccaccaccacagccaccaccaccagcaccaaccTTCATCACGCCACCCTTAAGCACGCGGAGGAAGACGCTTCCTACAAGTCCTTCTCGCGGGACTCGGGCCACGGCGGCTCGGAGCAGGAGGACTCGCCCCGCGCCGGATggaacaaccaccaccaccgctactcCAACTCGCTCACCGCCGACCTCAAGAACGCTTACCTCGCCAAACTCAACAGCATCAACGCGAGCGGCGGCCTGGACGGGGGCCTCACCTTCCCCAACATGGAAGGCGGCAACAAAGTGATCACAGTGCCCAACAGCTACACGACGCAACTGTCGCCCGCCGCCGTGCCTCCCGCCGTCGCCGCCATGCTCCGGGGCAACGCCAACACGGCTCGCTCGCACTCTCCTTGGAATCACACGTACATGGAGATCGAGACCGAAGGCGACCCCGTGTACGAGGAGATAGAGCGTGAGCGCTGGGTGGGACGCGCAGCCGGTGTCGTCAACGGACCGACGGGCCAGGAGACGCTGCAGGTGTCCGACCTCTCCGACGAGGACATGAAGCGAGGCACGCCGAGCGACATGAGCCGACAGTCCTCCAGAAGCTACGGCGACGCCCGACCCCTGCTTCCGTATCACCACGCTCAAGGCCACCACTTCCCTCGGAGCCCGCAGGACCAACAGTTCGCTCTCAGTGAGGAGAGATTACGGGACTTCAACGCAGCTCAGATGAGTCGAGATCTGGAACAGCTGCAGCAGGCACAACAGCATCTTTCGCGCGACAACCTGATGACCGTGGCAGTCTTGAACGGGGAGCAGGTGGTCTGCCGCTTGACGTCGCCCTCGAACCCCCAGGCGCCACAGAGCCTGCCAGTCATCCACGAGGCCGGCGGACGAGGCCTTGTGGCATCCCAGACCCTGAACGGGGAGCCCGCCCACGTGGTGGTGTCGCGGGGCCCGCACTATAGACCCCAGCAGTTCAGCGAGTGTTAG